A genomic stretch from Chaetodon auriga isolate fChaAug3 chromosome 17, fChaAug3.hap1, whole genome shotgun sequence includes:
- the LOC143335590 gene encoding uncharacterized protein LOC143335590 isoform X2, protein MVQGAVSRAVLCLSCSFLLGVCFPAEGAGTAGPLPTFPPEQESGEPDFEDLDWGSGSSLLHLLHSFPADSPFITETPEKPVNCTQRFWLPPSSAICWENIAGPEEFARSRLLVLQNRAALQAVSTSSGVEEGGISYQFQATEEVQGIHSDHQNVVETMQTMEKVFVSLEEKRKEGKENRVLTSMKEHLTNTRDAIDGREHMANNLENHFSTLEKTLLNMQLRLYKLLQQ, encoded by the exons ATGGTCCAGGGGGCAGTGAGCAGGGCTGTGCTCTGCCtgtcctgctccttcctgtTGGGGGTCTGCTTCCCAGCAGAGGGTGCAGGGACAGCAGGGCCTCTTCCTACTTTTCCCCCTGAACAAGAGTCTGGGGAACCAGACTTTGAGGATTTGGACTGGGGCTCTGGATCATCCCTCCTGCACCTGCTCCACAGCTTCCCTGCTGACAGCCCCTTCATAACAGAGACCCCAGAAAAACCAGTCAACTGCACCCAGCGCTTCTGGTTGCCTCCGTCCTCTGCGATCTGCTGGGAGAACATAGCTGGACCTGAGGAGTTTGCCAGGTCCCGTCTGCTGGTTCTCCAGAACAGGGCTGCCCTGCAGGCTGTGTCCACCTCCagtggggtggaggagggaggcatCTCCTACCAATTCCAAGCCACAGAGGAGGTCCAGGGGATCCACTCAGACCACCAGAATGTGGTGGAAACCATGCAGACCATGGAGAaggtgtttgtctctctggaggagaagaggaaagaaggaaaggaaaacaggGTCCTCACAAG CATGAAGGAGCATCTTACCAACACAAGGGACGCCATAGACGGAAGAGAACACATGGCAAACAACCTGGAGAATCATTTTTCTACTTTAGAGAAGACTCTGCTTAACATGCAGCTTCGACTCTACAAACTCCTGCAACAGTGA
- the LOC143335590 gene encoding uncharacterized protein LOC143335590 isoform X1, with product MFVLEMVQGAVSRAVLCLSCSFLLGVCFPAEGAGTAGPLPTFPPEQESGEPDFEDLDWGSGSSLLHLLHSFPADSPFITETPEKPVNCTQRFWLPPSSAICWENIAGPEEFARSRLLVLQNRAALQAVSTSSGVEEGGISYQFQATEEVQGIHSDHQNVVETMQTMEKVFVSLEEKRKEGKENRVLTSMKEHLTNTRDAIDGREHMANNLENHFSTLEKTLLNMQLRLYKLLQQ from the exons atgtttgt TTTGGAGATGGTCCAGGGGGCAGTGAGCAGGGCTGTGCTCTGCCtgtcctgctccttcctgtTGGGGGTCTGCTTCCCAGCAGAGGGTGCAGGGACAGCAGGGCCTCTTCCTACTTTTCCCCCTGAACAAGAGTCTGGGGAACCAGACTTTGAGGATTTGGACTGGGGCTCTGGATCATCCCTCCTGCACCTGCTCCACAGCTTCCCTGCTGACAGCCCCTTCATAACAGAGACCCCAGAAAAACCAGTCAACTGCACCCAGCGCTTCTGGTTGCCTCCGTCCTCTGCGATCTGCTGGGAGAACATAGCTGGACCTGAGGAGTTTGCCAGGTCCCGTCTGCTGGTTCTCCAGAACAGGGCTGCCCTGCAGGCTGTGTCCACCTCCagtggggtggaggagggaggcatCTCCTACCAATTCCAAGCCACAGAGGAGGTCCAGGGGATCCACTCAGACCACCAGAATGTGGTGGAAACCATGCAGACCATGGAGAaggtgtttgtctctctggaggagaagaggaaagaaggaaaggaaaacaggGTCCTCACAAG CATGAAGGAGCATCTTACCAACACAAGGGACGCCATAGACGGAAGAGAACACATGGCAAACAACCTGGAGAATCATTTTTCTACTTTAGAGAAGACTCTGCTTAACATGCAGCTTCGACTCTACAAACTCCTGCAACAGTGA